A genomic segment from Pedobacter sp. MC2016-14 encodes:
- a CDS encoding serine protease encodes MKNLMLGLLVLFCLGFINGYSQSRQEAKMLEKMIANCVEKAMVTSVYIIEWDTLKNKVQDGIEEANGFTGVVVSAEGHILTASHAAMPNQVYQISFPDGNKHIAVGLGRIGIQDKETDYDMAMIKIQKPGNWSFAKIAPSTQLKIDQPVISISYPGAFFKALPNVRYGRISDLDLSDGFIVSSAKMEPGDSGGPLFDQYGRVVGIHSWIKEPEDQNYDIPVDHFLKYWTALNIAKDYTSFPVADVLPATANSLTVTVVPTLKDVATISAKGLKTVVTLISTREKQQVSILGTLIDYGNARYIVSKASMVFANPLLKIGDRTISVQVVKRDRERDLVLLNVAGHLNNGIKIKANAKNPVLKTSDLGKILITALPKDSTGVGVLSATYTDIPLVSEGYVESQPTVRHVSFDYPGGKSTRSDGFKDVLVHDAAIKAAECGSPVFDIAGDFYGINIARRSRTSCILIPVAALAKFITENINNY; translated from the coding sequence ATGAAGAATTTAATGCTTGGGTTACTCGTTCTGTTTTGCCTTGGCTTTATAAATGGATATAGCCAGAGCAGGCAAGAAGCCAAAATGCTTGAAAAAATGATTGCCAATTGTGTTGAAAAGGCAATGGTAACAAGTGTTTATATTATTGAATGGGATACGCTGAAGAACAAGGTACAGGATGGTATTGAAGAAGCGAATGGTTTTACAGGTGTGGTCGTTTCTGCTGAAGGGCACATATTGACTGCCTCTCATGCGGCCATGCCCAATCAGGTTTACCAAATTTCGTTTCCTGATGGCAATAAACACATTGCTGTGGGCTTGGGCAGGATAGGTATTCAGGATAAGGAGACTGATTATGATATGGCAATGATTAAAATCCAAAAGCCTGGAAACTGGTCTTTCGCTAAGATTGCACCCAGTACTCAATTAAAGATAGATCAGCCTGTAATCAGTATTTCTTACCCAGGTGCATTTTTTAAAGCATTGCCAAATGTACGTTATGGTAGAATATCAGACCTTGACTTAAGTGATGGCTTTATAGTGTCCTCTGCTAAAATGGAACCGGGCGACTCAGGTGGTCCTTTATTTGACCAGTATGGCCGTGTAGTAGGAATTCATAGCTGGATCAAGGAACCCGAAGATCAGAATTATGATATTCCTGTTGATCATTTTTTGAAGTACTGGACGGCGCTGAATATAGCAAAGGATTATACATCGTTTCCGGTAGCAGATGTTTTGCCTGCTACAGCCAATTCATTAACAGTAACAGTAGTACCCACACTTAAAGATGTAGCGACTATTTCAGCTAAGGGACTTAAAACTGTGGTGACGCTAATCAGTACACGTGAGAAGCAGCAAGTATCTATATTAGGAACGTTGATTGATTATGGCAATGCCAGATACATTGTCAGTAAAGCTTCGATGGTATTTGCTAATCCCTTGCTTAAAATTGGAGATAGAACTATCAGTGTTCAAGTTGTTAAACGAGATAGGGAAAGGGATTTGGTTTTGTTAAACGTTGCGGGGCATTTGAATAATGGCATTAAGATCAAAGCTAATGCTAAAAATCCTGTACTTAAAACATCAGATTTGGGAAAGATCCTGATCACTGCTTTACCAAAAGACTCTACAGGAGTAGGCGTACTAAGTGCTACCTATACCGATATTCCTCTGGTTTCCGAGGGATATGTAGAAAGCCAGCCTACTGTGCGGCACGTTTCTTTTGACTACCCTGGTGGAAAAAGCACCCGCTCGGACGGCTTCAAAGATGTACTTGTCCACGATGCGGCTATTAAGGCGGCCGAATGTGGGAGTCCGGTATTTGATATTGCGGGAGATTTTTATGGAATTAACATTGCCAGGCGCAGCAGAACCTCATGTATCTTGATACCTGTAGCCGCGCTCGCAAAATTTATAACAGAAAATATTAATAACTACTAA
- a CDS encoding RagB/SusD family nutrient uptake outer membrane protein encodes MKILKQYIFSLTLLALLIMQVSCKKSFLEIEPKGSLIARETKDYEQILNASYLASTFTASIYMGDEVAAQQEYFSGASLRVQRLFKYEDRVYQADELPNEITEEAGYIRRLYLYNKIINEVMDSKEGTEQQKNGILAEAKAGRAICNFMFLSDFSTPYNAATAAIDLGIPELTKADVTLTNFSRLTQKENYELIIKDLTEAIPNLGPLVHRRKISKLAAYFYLARIHMAMGNYGAATTELDAAFLERSKANIPLAIYDYNLVLDPNGVGTWFPSNGFYLSGIPQAANNTETIYNIEASSFQFGSANTFVYSPETAQSFSSTDKRPVLYDPVEFFGAKTFPLAMRRPTVFFTPIGPSLPDLYLMRSECRARANDLSGAVADVQVLREKRMSAAEATVPAATASNQQELVKFILKERTREFAFTGLRWLDMRRLSVDPIYKTEVDSRHQMYKDDGQIVNEYTLDPRRFALKFGERMLNESKGLQENL; translated from the coding sequence ATGAAGATTTTAAAGCAATATATTTTTAGCCTAACACTACTGGCATTGTTGATAATGCAGGTTTCGTGTAAGAAAAGTTTTTTGGAGATAGAGCCAAAAGGTTCGTTAATTGCCAGGGAAACTAAAGATTACGAACAAATTTTAAATGCCTCCTACCTTGCATCCACATTTACTGCCAGCATTTATATGGGAGATGAGGTTGCTGCTCAGCAAGAATATTTTAGTGGTGCTTCCTTACGGGTACAGCGACTGTTTAAATATGAAGACAGGGTTTATCAGGCAGACGAACTCCCTAATGAGATAACTGAAGAGGCGGGTTATATCCGTAGGCTTTACCTGTATAATAAAATCATCAATGAGGTGATGGATTCCAAAGAAGGAACTGAGCAACAAAAAAATGGCATTCTGGCTGAAGCTAAAGCGGGGCGGGCAATTTGCAATTTCATGTTTTTAAGCGATTTCTCTACTCCATATAATGCCGCTACCGCGGCAATAGATTTGGGAATACCTGAACTTACAAAAGCGGATGTAACATTAACCAACTTTTCCAGATTAACGCAAAAGGAGAACTATGAATTAATTATTAAAGATTTAACTGAGGCGATTCCTAACCTTGGACCGCTGGTGCACCGTAGAAAAATATCAAAACTGGCGGCCTATTTTTACCTTGCCCGCATACATATGGCCATGGGTAATTATGGTGCAGCGACAACGGAACTTGATGCCGCGTTTTTGGAAAGGTCTAAGGCAAACATCCCTTTGGCTATTTATGACTACAACTTGGTCCTTGATCCCAATGGGGTTGGAACCTGGTTTCCAAGTAATGGATTTTACCTTTCAGGTATTCCACAGGCAGCAAACAATACCGAAACTATTTATAACATTGAGGCAAGCTCATTTCAATTTGGCTCGGCGAATACTTTTGTTTATAGTCCAGAAACTGCTCAATCCTTTTCCTCGACTGATAAAAGACCAGTATTATATGATCCCGTAGAATTTTTTGGCGCCAAAACTTTTCCTTTAGCAATGAGACGCCCTACCGTATTTTTTACTCCGATTGGGCCTTCACTTCCAGACTTGTATCTGATGCGTTCAGAATGTAGGGCACGTGCAAATGACCTTAGCGGCGCTGTTGCAGATGTGCAAGTATTACGGGAAAAAAGGATGTCTGCCGCAGAAGCCACAGTGCCTGCTGCAACTGCCAGTAACCAGCAGGAGCTTGTAAAGTTCATTTTAAAGGAAAGAACCCGGGAATTTGCCTTTACAGGTTTACGTTGGTTGGACATGCGCCGTTTATCCGTAGATCCTATATATAAAACTGAGGTCGATAGTCGTCATCAAATGTATAAGGATGATGGACAAATTGTAAACGAATACACACTAGATCCAAGACGCTTTGCTTTAAAATTCGGCGAGCGAATGCTTAACGAAAGTAAGGGATTGCAGGAAAACCTTTAA
- a CDS encoding SusC/RagA family TonB-linked outer membrane protein: MYKIYTGNTYALKSVYSKLLLIMRLTTVLLIACLMQVKASTFAQQITLDRKNAPLESILKEIRTQSGYDFFYDGKILPKGKVVDINVKNAGINVVMKSVLSGLPLTYTIEGKIVSIKKVEQPSFLERVISKLENIIVRGRIVDENGKPMPGASIFVKESTIRATSNENGEFQLDDVDENTTILIAFVGYQPIERKAVRNMGIIKMLPANTDLKEVSISFNTGYEQVARERSAGSFAKPDLNVMKNRSTSTNILDRLEGLIPGLSSGRSDVVAEGQRGGLVIRGSSSINLSTTPLVVVDGIEVPNIQAVNMQDVEDITVLKDATAASIWGAKAANGVIVITTKRGKSSSKLTIDYDGYYGFQGRPNRQYLPVLNSAQFITAQREIFPEYAAANSYASVEASGVIPPHLQILYDALPSRNKITQAQANFKLDSLASIDNRGQINDIFIRNAATLNQTLSISGGSEVHSFYGSVNHIGVRNNVTGSQDNQYKTNIRNDFKFGNRVTAFVNADLTNLIQKNTGTEDITPDAGFLPYQLFKDANGNPLVVNYMAPVTVIGYSDARRADFQARSRINLDYSPVLELDRRRENINNLSARMVAGGKVNILDNLYFQGTYGYNVVSNTGRTVLDDRNYIVRDDIMRYTQAPTLASVPIYNLPFDGGRLDTENSVTKSWTLRNQLFFNKDWDKHQLTVMAGQEATHIQEVTNGATYYGWDDQLQISRPIDVKKLADGINGVAGATGNYIVNNVRGGEQPVARTTSYYANMGYTYARKYTLNASWRIDESNLFGFDKSAQNRPVYSFGGKWALRNESFMEPLSWLDRLDVRLTYGITGNAPAPGEAASFDILEGESNPNYVTGAGIILTTPANNKLTWESTKVYNAGIDFSVFNGRLNATVDLYLKKTTDLIGQLFTSPLTGYSSVTGNFGDLENKGVDLQLSSVNLRTENFQWGSNLVLGYNKNKITKLNLNPATTGDGLVAATYLVGYPMFVSHAYNYAGLNASGDPQVKLADGTLTSAPNATLPGDIIYNGSTQAPWTAGLSNNFRYKSLELSVNMIYNGGHVMRDPRNPLSTTQLGFLDRWKTAGDENRTDIPRYVGDSEAAGERNNDYFSSGSQRFMSASYVKIRDITLGYGLPQSAVTKLRLQAINFRVQLSNLLLWTANDLNYDPEASGITRAAQGTLTLGAHITF, encoded by the coding sequence ATGTATAAAATTTATACCGGGAATACGTATGCACTAAAAAGCGTCTATTCTAAACTATTGCTCATTATGCGATTAACCACCGTACTACTTATAGCATGTTTGATGCAGGTAAAAGCATCAACTTTTGCTCAGCAAATAACGCTGGACAGAAAAAATGCGCCTTTAGAATCTATTTTGAAAGAGATTAGAACGCAAAGTGGATATGATTTTTTTTATGATGGAAAAATCCTGCCGAAAGGCAAGGTGGTAGACATTAACGTCAAAAATGCCGGGATTAATGTTGTTATGAAGTCTGTTCTTTCCGGACTTCCTTTAACGTATACCATTGAAGGCAAAATTGTCTCTATTAAAAAGGTAGAACAGCCGTCTTTTTTAGAAAGGGTGATTTCGAAGTTGGAAAATATCATTGTTCGGGGTAGAATAGTGGATGAGAATGGCAAACCTATGCCTGGGGCTTCTATTTTTGTAAAAGAAAGCACCATTAGAGCAACTTCAAATGAGAACGGGGAATTTCAATTAGATGATGTTGACGAGAATACAACCATCCTCATTGCTTTTGTAGGGTATCAACCGATAGAACGTAAAGCAGTCAGAAATATGGGGATAATTAAAATGCTTCCCGCAAATACAGATCTGAAAGAAGTTAGCATCAGTTTTAACACCGGCTATGAGCAGGTTGCAAGAGAACGTAGTGCAGGTTCTTTTGCGAAACCAGACCTGAATGTGATGAAAAACCGATCTACTAGTACGAATATACTTGACAGGCTGGAAGGTTTGATTCCTGGTCTGTCTAGTGGAAGAAGCGATGTTGTTGCAGAAGGTCAGAGAGGCGGATTGGTTATACGTGGTTCATCATCTATAAACCTGTCTACAACGCCATTAGTTGTAGTAGACGGAATTGAAGTGCCCAACATCCAAGCTGTCAACATGCAGGATGTTGAAGACATCACAGTTCTTAAGGACGCAACAGCGGCATCTATTTGGGGTGCTAAGGCAGCAAACGGTGTAATTGTAATCACAACAAAAAGAGGTAAATCGTCCAGTAAGCTAACTATAGATTATGATGGATATTATGGATTTCAAGGCCGGCCAAATCGTCAATATTTGCCAGTCCTTAATTCAGCACAATTTATCACTGCACAGCGGGAAATATTTCCAGAATATGCCGCAGCGAACTCATATGCAAGTGTTGAGGCGAGTGGTGTAATACCGCCGCATCTCCAGATTCTTTACGATGCACTTCCAAGCAGGAATAAAATAACACAGGCACAAGCCAATTTTAAACTGGATAGTTTAGCATCCATAGATAATAGGGGTCAGATAAACGACATTTTTATTCGCAACGCGGCAACGCTCAACCAGACACTGTCTATCTCTGGTGGTAGCGAGGTGCATTCCTTCTATGGATCTGTAAATCATATCGGTGTAAGAAACAATGTTACAGGAAGTCAGGACAATCAATACAAAACAAACATCCGGAATGATTTTAAATTCGGTAACAGGGTAACAGCTTTTGTTAATGCCGATCTTACCAACCTTATCCAAAAAAATACTGGTACGGAAGACATTACGCCAGACGCTGGTTTTCTGCCTTATCAACTATTTAAAGATGCAAACGGAAATCCACTGGTCGTAAATTATATGGCACCTGTTACTGTTATTGGCTATTCCGATGCCAGGAGAGCTGATTTTCAGGCCAGAAGCCGTATAAACTTAGATTACAGTCCGGTATTAGAATTGGACAGAAGACGTGAAAATATAAATAATCTGTCGGCGAGAATGGTTGCTGGAGGTAAGGTTAACATTTTAGATAATCTGTATTTTCAGGGTACTTATGGGTATAACGTAGTATCTAATACTGGTAGAACGGTATTAGATGATCGTAATTATATTGTCAGGGATGATATAATGAGATATACACAAGCGCCAACGCTTGCCTCAGTACCGATTTACAACTTGCCCTTTGATGGCGGCAGATTGGATACAGAAAATTCCGTTACGAAAAGCTGGACACTCAGGAATCAGTTGTTCTTTAATAAAGACTGGGACAAACACCAGCTTACTGTAATGGCTGGTCAGGAGGCAACACATATACAAGAGGTAACAAACGGCGCTACTTATTATGGCTGGGATGATCAACTTCAGATATCACGTCCGATTGATGTTAAAAAATTGGCTGATGGTATCAATGGAGTTGCCGGGGCCACCGGTAATTACATTGTAAATAATGTACGTGGCGGCGAGCAACCCGTAGCCAGAACTACTTCGTATTATGCCAATATGGGCTATACTTACGCTCGAAAATACACGTTGAACGCTAGTTGGAGAATTGATGAAAGCAATTTATTCGGATTTGATAAGTCTGCGCAAAACCGGCCTGTGTATAGCTTTGGCGGCAAATGGGCGTTACGTAACGAATCATTCATGGAGCCGTTATCCTGGCTGGATAGGTTGGATGTTCGTTTAACTTACGGTATAACTGGTAATGCCCCCGCTCCAGGAGAAGCTGCATCATTTGATATTTTAGAAGGGGAATCTAATCCTAATTATGTGACAGGTGCGGGCATCATCCTCACTACGCCGGCCAATAATAAACTGACCTGGGAAAGCACCAAAGTTTATAATGCTGGGATAGATTTTTCTGTTTTTAATGGGAGACTGAACGCAACTGTTGACTTATACTTAAAAAAGACGACCGATTTGATTGGACAACTTTTTACCTCTCCACTAACCGGATATTCCAGTGTGACAGGTAACTTTGGTGACTTAGAGAACAAAGGAGTCGATTTACAGTTGAGTTCGGTAAACCTTAGAACTGAGAATTTTCAATGGGGCAGTAATCTGGTTTTAGGCTACAATAAAAATAAAATTACCAAACTGAATCTGAATCCGGCTACAACCGGAGACGGCCTGGTGGCAGCAACTTACTTGGTTGGTTATCCCATGTTTGTATCTCATGCTTATAATTATGCAGGTTTGAACGCTTCCGGAGATCCACAGGTAAAATTGGCTGATGGCACACTAACATCTGCACCAAATGCAACACTACCCGGTGATATTATTTATAATGGCAGCACGCAAGCCCCATGGACGGCAGGTTTAAGTAATAACTTTAGATATAAAAGTTTAGAGTTGAGTGTAAACATGATCTATAATGGTGGTCATGTGATGCGCGACCCCCGCAACCCGTTAAGTACCACACAGCTGGGCTTTTTAGATCGTTGGAAAACTGCAGGTGATGAAAATAGAACTGATATCCCGAGATATGTTGGTGATAGTGAGGCTGCTGGCGAACGGAATAATGATTATTTCTCTAGCGGTAGTCAAAGGTTTATGAGTGCTTCCTATGTCAAAATCAGGGACATTACCTTAGGTTATGGCCTTCCACAATCTGCTGTTACTAAGCTACGGTTGCAGGCAATAAACTTCCGGGTTCAGCTCTCTAATTTATTACTCTGGACGGCTAATGACCTGAACTATGATCCTGAGGCCAGTGGTATTACCAGAGCAGCACAAGGTACCTTAACCCTTGGTGCCCATATTACCTTTTAA
- a CDS encoding TlpA disulfide reductase family protein — MNKLIVIAVALLLPALSNAQTNYWIKGKIPSINKAKRAVMSYPPDDKGGEYRADTAEIREGKFEFKGTIGRPQLAELNLIIPLPAGTKARRADSQEGGMKNVALFYLDGSIDVTFDTAGMASYIGGGKDQKAWEYYANEASVRAKALNGASSGMEFYETLVGDMVKHFPDSYMSVDLMDLFTQSSINPSLVDPMYHTLSKRMQKSEKVLAWQPKLEQAKLAVSGTQSAPEFTLNDTEGKPVSLASYKGGYVLVDFWASWCVPCRAENPNVVAAYEKYKSKNFKVLGVSLDEKKDAWLKAIAEDKLPWKQLCDFKASKSEVTQMYNISSIPANVLIDPNGKIVGKDLRGKALHDKLAELIK; from the coding sequence ATGAATAAATTAATTGTGATAGCAGTTGCTTTACTATTGCCTGCACTTTCAAATGCGCAAACAAATTACTGGATAAAAGGCAAAATACCTTCCATAAATAAAGCTAAGCGTGCGGTAATGTCATATCCGCCAGATGATAAAGGAGGGGAATATAGGGCAGACACCGCAGAGATTAGAGAAGGTAAATTTGAATTTAAAGGAACAATTGGAAGGCCGCAACTGGCAGAATTGAATTTAATTATTCCCCTGCCTGCCGGCACTAAAGCACGACGGGCAGATAGTCAAGAAGGAGGTATGAAGAATGTGGCGCTATTTTATTTAGATGGAAGTATTGATGTAACATTTGATACTGCCGGCATGGCTTCCTACATTGGCGGAGGCAAAGACCAAAAAGCATGGGAATATTATGCCAATGAGGCCTCAGTCAGGGCTAAAGCGCTTAATGGTGCTTCATCTGGAATGGAATTTTACGAAACGCTGGTTGGCGACATGGTTAAACATTTTCCAGATTCCTATATGAGTGTTGACCTAATGGATCTTTTTACGCAAAGTTCTATAAATCCTTCTTTAGTCGACCCTATGTACCATACATTAAGCAAAAGGATGCAAAAATCAGAAAAGGTTTTGGCCTGGCAGCCTAAATTAGAACAGGCAAAATTGGCTGTTTCTGGTACTCAATCCGCTCCGGAATTTACTTTGAACGATACTGAAGGTAAACCTGTATCACTGGCTTCTTATAAGGGTGGATATGTACTGGTAGACTTTTGGGCTAGCTGGTGTGTGCCTTGCCGTGCTGAGAATCCAAATGTGGTAGCCGCATATGAAAAGTACAAAAGCAAAAACTTTAAAGTGCTTGGTGTCTCACTTGATGAGAAAAAAGATGCCTGGTTAAAGGCCATTGCGGAGGATAAACTACCATGGAAACAATTGTGTGATTTCAAAGCATCTAAAAGTGAAGTTACGCAGATGTACAACATCTCTTCCATTCCAGCAAATGTACTCATAGATCCAAATGGGAAAATTGTAGGCAAAGATCTTAGGGGTAAGGCGCTCCATGATAAGCTTGCGGAATTAATTAAATAG
- a CDS encoding TlpA disulfide reductase family protein, with protein MKKIILFMLISSSAWAQQPAKKAKYGIDQFMLIEKVEDQEKKYNEVLKEPASNLTATAINDLRAELAYHWLAKGNVERYRFYKATKPKFNFRQGLFLSYAVEKLLDEKMQYADAAQISKELLEDGGYDRTSVLLEVNAAANAKLGNVDVARKLIAQSTADKGSDVRLTKYFKDAQSNYLNRYAMVMLAAGDNQKAFDVLTKAFKEADSNPYMIFTFKEAYKKVKGTDKGFEPYLKSLQAEAYQKYYKEVEKSYVAVAQQTLDGTFPDPSDGTKLITSFRATKPVKEVNMKNLEGKIVNLGDYKGKILAIDFWTTGCTPCVAAFAGFEKVVADYNKEEFQMFVVNIFEDDRTVKAFAATKPIKLDVLQDEENKMYDVRATPSKVVFDPMGNIRFFATGYAGSTDREYYKLKAMVEIIKARI; from the coding sequence ATGAAAAAAATAATATTATTTATGCTGATTTCCAGCTCAGCCTGGGCTCAGCAGCCTGCAAAGAAAGCCAAATATGGCATCGATCAATTTATGCTAATTGAAAAAGTTGAAGATCAGGAAAAAAAGTATAATGAAGTTCTTAAAGAACCGGCCAGTAATCTTACAGCTACTGCTATAAACGACCTACGCGCTGAACTTGCCTATCACTGGTTAGCAAAAGGGAATGTGGAACGTTACAGATTTTATAAAGCTACTAAGCCCAAGTTTAATTTTAGACAAGGTCTTTTTCTATCATATGCGGTTGAAAAGCTACTTGATGAAAAAATGCAATATGCTGATGCAGCACAAATTTCAAAAGAGCTGCTGGAAGATGGCGGCTATGATAGAACTTCTGTTTTATTGGAGGTGAATGCTGCCGCCAATGCAAAGCTGGGTAATGTGGATGTAGCCAGGAAACTCATAGCCCAATCAACTGCGGATAAAGGAAGCGATGTAAGGTTAACTAAGTATTTCAAAGACGCACAATCCAATTATCTTAATCGCTATGCAATGGTAATGTTGGCAGCGGGGGATAATCAAAAAGCATTTGATGTGTTAACTAAGGCCTTTAAAGAAGCCGATAGTAATCCATATATGATCTTTACTTTTAAAGAGGCTTACAAAAAAGTTAAAGGTACAGACAAAGGTTTTGAGCCTTATCTTAAATCACTGCAGGCTGAAGCTTATCAGAAATATTATAAAGAAGTTGAGAAATCGTACGTTGCTGTAGCACAACAGACACTTGATGGAACTTTTCCCGATCCAAGTGATGGGACAAAATTGATAACCTCATTTCGTGCCACTAAGCCTGTTAAAGAGGTGAATATGAAAAATTTGGAAGGGAAAATAGTTAATCTTGGCGATTATAAAGGAAAGATATTAGCGATAGACTTTTGGACTACAGGATGTACACCATGTGTAGCAGCTTTTGCCGGATTTGAAAAGGTAGTTGCGGATTACAATAAGGAAGAATTTCAAATGTTTGTTGTAAATATCTTTGAGGATGACCGGACTGTAAAGGCATTTGCAGCTACAAAGCCCATCAAACTTGATGTTTTACAGGATGAAGAAAACAAGATGTATGATGTTAGGGCAACGCCTTCTAAAGTTGTTTTCGATCCAATGGGAAATATTAGATTCTTCGCAACAGGTTATGCAGGGTCTACAGATAGGGAATACTATAAGTTAAAGGCCATGGTGGAGATTATCAAAGCACGCATTTAA
- a CDS encoding TlpA disulfide reductase family protein yields the protein MKKLILLLMLISSSAYAQQAALKIAANQFKALVKVEDEEKFYNDLIAKGPADHAKPDQYNEYRAQLAVDWLTKGNIKKYKFYKNTNPKFTALQLFDLSNLLEYWVDNNINVAEVEQISNQILEELEKKVHDDTFNRAGILLEVNALANANLGNIGIAMRNIEKSGTNAMFRDIPYFRNSKANYLCRYGAILAAAGQYQRALDTLSNAVRNAISTKTTVSTLKEVYQKAKGNSLDVDMYIASLQNEAYNKIAKEVEKAWTAETKKVPGITLTDMNGKAVKLSEYRGKIVVIDFWSTVCKPCVAAFPAFERIVDFYRNEPFKFFAINEGEQPDIVKPYMDKKGYKLDVLFDNEEALFKALGALGTPQKFIIDANGNINQTGIGYTGSDDKEFYKLRAMIELAKRHSSGKSAAIN from the coding sequence ATGAAAAAACTAATCCTGTTGTTAATGCTGATTTCCAGCTCAGCCTACGCCCAGCAAGCAGCGCTAAAAATTGCTGCAAACCAATTTAAGGCCTTAGTTAAAGTGGAAGATGAAGAAAAGTTTTATAACGACTTAATCGCAAAAGGTCCTGCTGATCATGCTAAGCCAGATCAATATAATGAATACCGTGCTCAGCTTGCGGTAGACTGGTTGACTAAAGGAAACATTAAGAAATATAAATTCTACAAGAATACCAATCCTAAGTTTACGGCACTTCAGTTGTTTGATTTAAGTAACTTGCTGGAGTATTGGGTAGACAATAATATAAATGTTGCTGAAGTAGAGCAGATTTCAAATCAAATTTTAGAAGAGTTAGAAAAAAAAGTACACGATGATACGTTCAACAGGGCCGGAATTTTACTTGAGGTTAACGCATTGGCAAATGCTAACTTAGGTAATATTGGCATAGCCATGAGGAATATTGAAAAGTCTGGCACAAATGCAATGTTTAGAGATATTCCTTATTTCAGAAATTCCAAGGCAAACTACCTCTGCCGTTATGGAGCAATTCTTGCTGCAGCCGGCCAATATCAAAGGGCGTTAGACACATTGTCTAACGCGGTTCGTAATGCCATTTCCACAAAGACTACAGTATCCACATTAAAAGAGGTATATCAAAAAGCTAAAGGCAATAGCTTGGACGTAGACATGTATATTGCTTCATTACAGAACGAAGCTTATAATAAGATTGCAAAGGAAGTGGAAAAGGCGTGGACCGCCGAGACCAAAAAAGTACCAGGCATTACGCTAACAGACATGAATGGCAAGGCAGTTAAGTTATCCGAGTACAGGGGTAAAATAGTTGTGATAGATTTTTGGAGTACAGTTTGTAAACCTTGTGTTGCAGCGTTTCCTGCATTTGAACGTATTGTCGACTTTTATAGAAATGAACCCTTCAAGTTTTTTGCAATCAATGAAGGTGAGCAACCTGATATTGTAAAGCCCTATATGGATAAAAAGGGCTACAAACTGGATGTCTTATTCGATAATGAGGAGGCCCTTTTCAAAGCATTAGGTGCGCTGGGAACACCTCAGAAATTTATCATTGATGCTAATGGAAATATCAATCAAACAGGAATAGGTTACACAGGATCGGACGATAAGGAGTTTTATAAGTTAAGGGCTATGATAGAACTGGCTAAGAGACATTCATCAGGTAAATCAGCAGCAATTAATTAA